Sequence from the Bremerella volcania genome:
GTGCGTTCCGATCTGATCAGCGTGCTGGATCCTCCAGTGGTACCCATCTATCGATGTGGCACCATCGCAGCGACGCCAATCGACACGCTGACGAGCGATATTCTCGCCGGCATCGCGTTGGAGAGCTTACTGAAGCAAAGCCCCGATCAAGGCGGCCCTTTTCTCGATACGGTGAAATCCAAGGTTGATGCCGCGATCGCTTCCCTGATCGTCATGCAAAACGACAATGGCGGATTCAGCTGGAGTGGCTCGCAAACGGGAACCAACCGCTATTCGACGGCGCGAGCCCTCTGGGCATTGGCTGCGGCTCGCAAGGCAGGGCATCGCATTGATGCAGATCTCGTTCAGAAGACGGTTCATGCCGTTAAGAATGAAATTCCCAAGCTGCCTGTCGGTGATTACGACAGCAAGGCAACCCTGTTGCACGCTTTGACCATTTCAGGTGCTGGCGACTTCTCGTTAGCTAATCAGTTGCATCGTAATCGCCAGTCTTTAACCGCTTCAGGCTGTGCCTATCTGGCACTGACCTTTGCCGAAATGAATCGCAGCGATACGGCCCGCGAATTGACGGATCTGGTCAAGAGCAAAATCGGTCAACAGGGCATCTCTGGCTGGAATAGTTCGGATGTCGAGTCCAAAGCCTTGTACGCGATGTGCGTCCTGGCAACCCAACCTAAGTCGCCCGAAATGACGAAAGTAGCCAAAGACGTCCTTCAAGCTCGCAGCGGACATCGTTGGCACCCTGACAAAGCGACTGGACCAGCCATGATGGCGATTTGCGGCTGGACTTCTGGCCAGGCATTGGCAGCCGACGAATATCAACTAACCATCCTCGTGAATGACAAAAAGGTTAAGACTCTAAAGATAGACGCGCAGAGCCTAACGCAATCGATTGATATTCCCGCCGATTTCCTGAAGCGAGGCAAGCAGGAAACCGTTCGCTTTCAGTTGGCCGGACGCGGCGAGTTCACCTATCGCTGCGAACTCTCAGCGGACGTTCCGCTGGACAAGCTTCAGTCGAATACTTCACGATGGTACGTACGTCGCTACTACGATCCAGCACCGCTGCGGTTCGATGGCGAAGAAATTCCTCGCGGCTTCGGAGTGGTCAGTGGTAGTTACCAGTCATTCCGCAACGAACTTACCGAGTTGCCCTCCGGTGAACGAGGTCAGGTACGCGTCAACATCTATCGCAGTAACGTGCGAAACGATGAAGAAGAACAACAGATGGAATACCTGGTCGTCACCGAGCCCATTCCATCCGGGGCGACGGTGGACCCAAGTTCGATTAGCGGAAGCTTTGAACGCTACGAAATCCACCCAGGCTACATCTTGTTTTACCTGGGGCCAAGTCGTGGCTCTCGCTACTTGAACTACGAACTTGTTGGCATTCAGCCAGGCAGCTATTACACCGGTCCCACGTTGGCCCAGGATGTGTATCGTCCTGAAAGCCTCGCCGTAGGTGAGTCGAAGTCGCTCAAGGTTCTCGCCAGCGGAGAAGAGAGTGGAGACAAGTACCGTCTTACGCCCCAGGAACTCTACGAACTCGGTCGTCGCAAGTTTGACAAGGGGGATTTCGCCGGGGCCGAAGCTCACTTGACGGACCTGTTCAGCAACTGGTCGCTCGACAACAATCCGTTCCGCGAAACCACCAAGATGCTGTTCGACATTCACCTTCAAGCCAACCACTCGGCTGAAGCGGTCAAGTTCTTTGAACTGCTGATCGAAAAGTTCCCGGACGAACAGATTCCTTTCGCCAAGTTGTTGAAAGTAGGTGATGCCTACAACGAACTTGGCGAATATGAACGAAGCTATCTCGTTTTCCGAGCCACGGTTGAAGCCAACTTCATGGTCGAAAGCCAAGTGGCGGGTTTCTTAGTCGATCAAGGAGAAGTCATTCGCAGTATCAAGGTAATGGAAGACCTACTGAAAAACTCGCCCCAGGAATCGTATACCGCAATTGCCGAGTATGCCTTGGCAACCGATGTGTACGGCAATGCAGCCCAGGCTGCTGCCTCGCGAGAAGGAAAGAACCTGAAACTGACCAAGGTTCACTTCCTAAAGAAATCGCTGCAAATGCTAGAGCAGTTCCTGACGACCCATCCCGAAGATCCTTCGGCGGATGAGGCAGCGTTTGCTTTGGCGTCGGGCATGACCGAACTCGAACAATATCAGCAGACAATCAAGCTGTGCGAGAAGTATACGGATCGTTATCCCAAGAGCGATCACTTGAGCAGCTACTGGTATCTTACCGCGTTCTGTCACTTCGCGTTAAGCGAACCAAAGCAGGCCCTGGAAATGTCCGACAAAGTCGCCCAGAGCGTGCCTGCTTCGCAGCGAAACTCGAACAGCGTTGCCGCTCAGAATCGCTGGCGAGCCATTTACATCATGGGGCAGATTCACCATTCTCTGAACCAAGCCGCCAAGGCAATTGCCAACTACACGGAAGTGAAAGATCGATTCGTGGATGCGGCTCAAGCTATTAACTACTTCACGCGGCAAGCGATTTCCTTAGAGGAGGTCACCAGTTTCCTACCAAATGAAAAGGTTCATTTGACCCTCGACTACCGCAACGTGAAGGATTGCGAGATCAAGGTCTATCGTATCGACCTCATGAAGTTTGGCTTGCTACAGCGCAACTTGCAGAAGATTACCACGATTAATCTTGCGGGAATTCAGCCGCTGCATGAAGCGACGATCGAGCTTGGCGACGGCAAGGACTACCAGGACAAAGAAAAAGACGTTCCACTTCCGCTGAAGGAAGAAGGGGCATATCTGATCGTTGCTCGGGCAGACAACCTACACGCCAGCGGCCTGGTCCTGATCAGCCCTTTGAAACTCGACGTCAACGAAGACAGCGTTTCGGGACGCGTTCGCGTCACCGTCAAGAATAAGATGAAAGACACCTACGTCGACGACGTACATGTCAAAGTCATTGGCACGAACAATTCCGATTTCGTTTCCGGCGATACGGACCTTCGTGGGATCTTCATCGGGGATGGCATTCGGGGACGCAGCACCGTGATTGCCCAAGCCGAGAAGGGAGAGTACGCGTTCTTCCGGGGTACAACCGACCTGGCTCTTACGCAAGAGGAGTTAAATCGCCGCAATACCTGGCAATCTGAATCTCAGGTACAGCAAGGCCAGCAAGCACCGACGAACCAAATGGATGCCAAACAGGAACTGTTGGAGGGGATTCAATCGGGTAACAGCGTGATTCAACAAGAACAACGCCGGAACCTTGATCGATTTTACCGAAACGACGTTAAGGGAGGCATCAAGAACTTCAAGTTCTAAACGTCGAAGTCATCGGCACTACTTCGCCTAATCGCGAAGTGGTGCCGCCATGGCCGTGGCGATCGGCACGAAGACAATCAGCGGGATGAAGGCCGCCAACGACGTTGGGCGAATCCACGAGGTCGCTCCCATTGCCTTACATACCAAAGTGACGGCGTAAAAGCACATGACCAACAGCAGACAATAGCCGATGGCAATGAAGATGTTGCGATTCTCTTTTCGCAATACAATCGGCAACCCCAAAAAGAGTAGCGTGATATCGAGAAATGGCTGCACGATTCGACTATGAATCTCGGTACGGACGTCAGCTCCAACATCGAGGCTACGATTGCTGAGCGTGGCAATCAGATCGTAGGTCGATGCGTAGTCACGCCACTGGCTGCTGGCTGTTAGCTGCTCGAAGGTAAGCTCGGTTGCCAGAAAGCACTGATCGGACTTAAGCCAGTTGTGGTCGGCTGGCATGAGTACTAACGGAGTTCCCTCAAAGTCGACCGAAGCAACGCCTTCGGTGGATGCCGGCTTGCTGAGGTTGTCGATCAGAAAGCCACTGGGATGATCTTCGGTGGCGGCTTGATAGTAAGCGTTCTCGCCATTGATCTGATTTCCGATCCCCTCATAGTTTTGGTCCAGGCGAAAGTTCGGCGACTCAATTCGCGAATCGCTGGCGACCGTGGCCGCACCGTTCAATAGAACGCCGGTCCGATTATCGAACTTCGGTTGAAAGGTCTTTTTCGATTCGCCAAGCCAATCCTGAGCATTTCTCGTCAGACGATCCATGTACTGGGGAATGAGAAGTTCGCGATTCAGAACACCTAAAATGGCGATCACGATTACGGCAATAATCACCGGCCGTACGATACGAGCCTGGGAAATACCGGCAGCCATCAAGGCCGTCATTTCATTATGACGCTGAATCCACGTTACGGTAAACATGGCCGAGATTAGGGTGAGGATACCGCTGGTCATCCCAAAGAAGGTAAACACACGCGGACTGTAGTAATCCCACAGAACACCAAAGGTGCTGCCCGTTTGGTCGCCGTATTTGAGGAATTCGTCGAGGTTGTTGAACGAATCGATGACGATGAACAGCCCCGTGAAACTGATAAAGAATATCAGAAACGATTTGAGAAACTGAATCAGCAGATATCGGTCGATCAGCAACATAGGTAAGGCCTTCCGGCCGGCTTGCTAGCACAGACGAATTACGGATGGAGGGGGTTATACCCATTTTGGAAAATTCCCCAAAGACGAATTCGTTTGACGACCGGCCTCGCAGAGCGGATAAAATCAACTGCTAATACTCGATCCGATGTTCCAGTCAACGGCTCTGCGAACCCGAATTCCATGTCTCAGAATTCCATCTCAAGCAAGGTTCGTCATATCGGAAGGTCTCTAGCAGACCTCTTGCTTCCCGGCTGTTGCTGCCTTTGTTCCGATGAGGTCGCCACGTACCGAAATCCCAAAGTCATTTGCCCTACATGCGAGCGCGAACGGGCAGAGGCGAAGAAGTGTATTCGCTGCTCGGCAGTGCTATCGCATGAGAACGCACTCCTATCAGAAGACTGTCCAGCTTGCCACCACCTGAAGCTTCCCTTCGAGGAAGTCACCTCCGTGGGCAATTACGAGGGAACGTTACGCAAGGCAGTTCTCTTGGCGAAAAGTAATCGTGGCACGCCCGCAGCGTGGGATTTAGGGCAACTTCTGACGAGCAACCTGGAGGGGAAAACGACGATGCAGCCGTGGATTGTGCCCGTGCCCATGCATTGGACACGGCGAATTCGCCGCGGTACCGATACGGCAGCGATATTGGCCAAATCATTTGCGCGCAAGACGGGCTGGCCATATCGCAAGCTCGTCTATTGTCAGCGCCGTTTGGCCAAGCAGAGTGAGTTACCAATTACCTCCAGAAAGAAAAACGTTCGCAATGCGTTTGCTGTCCAGAGACCGATATTGCTGGATCGTCCGATTGTGCTGGTGGACGACATTATGACGACCGGAGCGACGCTGGTTGAGCTGTCTCGCATTCTTCGCAAAGCAGGAGCTTCGGAAATCCGCGTAGCAATCGTCGCTCGTTCCACTCCTCAGTACCTTAACGTTTAGGCAGACATTGACGGCAATTTTAATGAAAATGCAACCGGATTGACTATTTTCTTCGCGTAGAAAGGATCGAAGCAAGAAGGAAGGGTATTCACGCGATTAGGCGACTCGGGCGATAGAAAATGCAGCCGTTGTCCAATCAAGGATGCCCTTCTCCAGATCCTGCATGATGTCTCGCTTGTTAAAGAGCCGACAAGGTATCCTCCCATGACCAGTGAATTGACCAAGACCGACCCGAAGAAAGTGAGCGGCTTTTATTCTTTTCGCCGCGCGGTTCTCCGCGGCTTGGCGATCGCTGCTCCTCCGCTTCTAACGATCGTCATCTTCATTTGGATCCTTGCCACGATCCAAAGCTACATACTCGCACCGATCGAAACGACGGCCCGTTCGGCTATTGCTTGGGCCATCCAGGATGTTCATCGAGAACTTCCCAATGCGGCTCCCGAAGCAACTCGTGCCGAGTACGACTCAGAAATCTACCGAAAGACGGCCAACGGGCAGTGGGTCCCCGAGAAGATCTACAACTTCGTGTACGAGCATCTCCATGATCAACCGATGCCGGCATCCGGTTATGGTGTGTATGAGCAGTACGTTCAGTATCGCTGGCTGAAACGTGAACTTACGATTCCTTCACTGTTGGCCGTCTGCTTACTAGCCCTCTATTTCACCGGAAAATTTCTTGCAGGGGGCCTCGGCCGGATGATCTGGAACGCTTCCGAACGGCAAGTTATGCAACGGCTTCCGATTATTCGCAATGTCTATGGTTCTGTGAAGCAAGTCACGGACTTTCTCCTAAACGAACAAGAAATCCAGTTCACCCGGGTGGTTGCGGTCGAGTATCCACGTAAGGGGATGTGGTCGCTTGGTTTTGTTACCAGCGAGAGCATGCTCGATATAAAAGACAAAGCCGGTGAGCCTGTCGTAACGATCCTGATTCCAACCTCACCAATGCCAGCTACGGGTTTTACCATTAACGCCAAGAAGAGTGAAACGATCGAACTGAATATCACTCTGGATCAAGCGTTTCAGTTCATCGTCAGCTGCGGTGTTGTCGTTCCTCCGCAGCAACAGACGCAAGTATCTCCCGTCGCGGGGCAGATTCAAGCTCGTCTGAAGCAGAAGCAAGAATCGGAATCTGGCAACGAATCACAACAGGATAGTGGCTAGGCTGACCATTTTTGATGCTTCGAATTATCAGTTTTTGCGAATATCTGCTTTTACTGATCACCCCAACTCCCCTAATGCTCATTTGTTTTGTATGCTAATGACTCGTTCAGATCTTTAGCCAGCCTAATCACTTCATGAGCGTGACCTGACCTGTTGGTCTGGATAGCCAAAAGTCTGAAAGCACCACAAAGACGTCAGCCTCAGCCCAATCATGCAACTGGGTCAGGTGACCTCCATCTCATCCCGCCTTCGATTCATGGAACGAAAAAGCACGTATGAATGGTGAGCCTCTCCGCATCGGTACGCGCAGCAGCCCGCTAGCTCTATGGCAAGCCCACTGGGTTGCTGAAGAACTCAAACGAAGCGGACAATCCGTTGAAGTCGTTCATGTTTCAACCAAGGGGGACGTCACCTCTGGCCCCCTCGGCGAGATCGGTGGCCAAGGCCTGTTTACCAAAGAGATCCAAGCGGCTCTGCTGGAAAACAGGGTAGATGTAGCCGTTCATAGCCTGAAGGATCTTCCTACGGATCCAACGCCTGGTCTTGCACTGGCGGCGGTACCGACGCGTGAAGCGTGCGGCGACGTACTGGTCTCGCGAGGTGGATTTCATGTCGATTCGCTACCACAAGGGGCTATCATCGGTACCGGTAGCGTCCGTCGCCGCGCTCAACTACTTCATGCCCGCCCCGATCTTGAAATTCGCGACATTCGAGGCAACGTCGAGACTCGTCTCCGAAAGATGGACGAAGGCGAGTACGAAGCCATCGTCTTGGCCGAAGCTGGGCTTCGCCGCTTAGAAATGGCTGACCGGATTGTTCATGTGATCGACAAACGTGTCATGCTACCTGCCGTCGGGCAAGGTGCCCTGGGGATCGAAGTCCGTGATTCCGATCAACGCGCCAAGGTAGCCGTTGGGGTCCTGCATCACCCCGACAGTTACCACTGTGTGCAGGCCGAACGCGTGTTGCTAGCAGAGCTGCGTGGTGGCTGTCTGGCCCCGGTGGGTGCGTGGGCTCGACTCGAGATCGAACGCGATCTTTTACATCTCGATGGGGTAGTAATCAGCGGAGATGGTGTTCAGAAGATCTCAGCTTACGCCTGTGGACCGCCCACCAAAGCTGCTGAAATCGGACGTCAGGTGGCTTCGCAACTGATCATTCAAGGGGCTCAGCGTATCATCAGCTACGCGAGAACTTCTGGCGGACGCGGTTAACTATTGCCGCCATCCGCAATCTTTGCCGACCTAGCCCGGCAGCTTTTTCCGGTTGCCGGGCCCTTGGAAATTCTTTCCGCCATGCTGGCGATCCGTGCTATCAAACGGGCAACTGTCGACCTCTGTTCGACTTACGACAAACTCAAAACTTTCCTTCATCGGCAACGATTCTTTGGCACGCACATTGCCTTAGGGAAGAGCGTGTCCGGGGGGGCATGTTTCAGACCAAAGATTCATCATGGTTTACGGCCTGTATATTTCGGCAGAAGGAGCCCAAGCTCAATCGCGTCGCATGGAAGTGATTGCGAATAACTTGGCCAACGTCGACACGCCAGGCTTCAAGAATGAATTTGCGATCCTCGAAGCTCGCGATTCGGAAGCCATCAACCAATATCTCGATTCACCTGGCTCGGGCAGCATCAACAACATTGGCGGCGGGGTCATGATTCGTGACACGCAAACCAATTTCAAGCCCGGCCCCATTACTCCGACTGGCAACCGCGACGACATCGCGATCCGCGGAGAAGGCTATTTCCAGGTTCAACATGGCGATCAGGTCATGCTGACCCGTGGCGGCAATTTCCTGTTTACGCCCGATGGGCGTCTGACAACGCAGGAAGGGTACTCGGTGTTGTCCAGTGACGGTGATCCCGTCCAAGTCGACCCAGAAGCCAAGGCCGTTCACAGTGGAGCTTTCTACAACGAACGCGGAGAAGTGGTAATTGGCGGCGAAGTCATTCCGCTAGCTATTGCCAAACCGGAATCGAATGCCGACCTCGTGAAGTTCGGCAAGAACCTATTTCGATCGCTCGGTCCCGTCGAGCAGCTACCAGAAGAGCAGCGGAGTGCTGCCCCAGGAATGCTGGAACGATCAGCCGC
This genomic interval carries:
- a CDS encoding LptF/LptG family permease — protein: MLLIDRYLLIQFLKSFLIFFISFTGLFIVIDSFNNLDEFLKYGDQTGSTFGVLWDYYSPRVFTFFGMTSGILTLISAMFTVTWIQRHNEMTALMAAGISQARIVRPVIIAVIVIAILGVLNRELLIPQYMDRLTRNAQDWLGESKKTFQPKFDNRTGVLLNGAATVASDSRIESPNFRLDQNYEGIGNQINGENAYYQAATEDHPSGFLIDNLSKPASTEGVASVDFEGTPLVLMPADHNWLKSDQCFLATELTFEQLTASSQWRDYASTYDLIATLSNRSLDVGADVRTEIHSRIVQPFLDITLLFLGLPIVLRKENRNIFIAIGYCLLLVMCFYAVTLVCKAMGATSWIRPTSLAAFIPLIVFVPIATAMAAPLRD
- a CDS encoding ComF family protein encodes the protein MAKSNRGTPAAWDLGQLLTSNLEGKTTMQPWIVPVPMHWTRRIRRGTDTAAILAKSFARKTGWPYRKLVYCQRRLAKQSELPITSRKKNVRNAFAVQRPILLDRPIVLVDDIMTTGATLVELSRILRKAGASEIRVAIVARSTPQYLNV
- a CDS encoding DUF502 domain-containing protein; its protein translation is MTSELTKTDPKKVSGFYSFRRAVLRGLAIAAPPLLTIVIFIWILATIQSYILAPIETTARSAIAWAIQDVHRELPNAAPEATRAEYDSEIYRKTANGQWVPEKIYNFVYEHLHDQPMPASGYGVYEQYVQYRWLKRELTIPSLLAVCLLALYFTGKFLAGGLGRMIWNASERQVMQRLPIIRNVYGSVKQVTDFLLNEQEIQFTRVVAVEYPRKGMWSLGFVTSESMLDIKDKAGEPVVTILIPTSPMPATGFTINAKKSETIELNITLDQAFQFIVSCGVVVPPQQQTQVSPVAGQIQARLKQKQESESGNESQQDSG
- the hemC gene encoding hydroxymethylbilane synthase, producing the protein MNGEPLRIGTRSSPLALWQAHWVAEELKRSGQSVEVVHVSTKGDVTSGPLGEIGGQGLFTKEIQAALLENRVDVAVHSLKDLPTDPTPGLALAAVPTREACGDVLVSRGGFHVDSLPQGAIIGTGSVRRRAQLLHARPDLEIRDIRGNVETRLRKMDEGEYEAIVLAEAGLRRLEMADRIVHVIDKRVMLPAVGQGALGIEVRDSDQRAKVAVGVLHHPDSYHCVQAERVLLAELRGGCLAPVGAWARLEIERDLLHLDGVVISGDGVQKISAYACGPPTKAAEIGRQVASQLIIQGAQRIISYARTSGGRG
- a CDS encoding flagellar hook-basal body protein → MVYGLYISAEGAQAQSRRMEVIANNLANVDTPGFKNEFAILEARDSEAINQYLDSPGSGSINNIGGGVMIRDTQTNFKPGPITPTGNRDDIAIRGEGYFQVQHGDQVMLTRGGNFLFTPDGRLTTQEGYSVLSSDGDPVQVDPEAKAVHSGAFYNERGEVVIGGEVIPLAIAKPESNADLVKFGKNLFRSLGPVEQLPEEQRSAAPGMLERSAANPITEMMAMIETTRAYESNINMIKSQDEALGNLLGRVLRQS